The following nucleotide sequence is from Zea mays cultivar B73 chromosome 1, Zm-B73-REFERENCE-NAM-5.0, whole genome shotgun sequence.
GGGAGCGCCTGTATGGCGGGCTTATGCCCTCTCTCGTCGGCACCGCTGCCTCCCAGGTTGGTTCATTCGCCAGCTTCGTTCCCCACTTTGTGAAGGTTGAGACGCTTCTGAATCTTTGCTCGTTGTGTTACTGTCAGGGTGTCTACTACTACTTCTACCAAATATTCCGGAACAGGGCCGAGGCAAGGGCCCTTGAGCGATCCAGGAGAGGGCTTGGCGATGGGTCTGTCGGCATGCTCCAGTCTCTCACTGTCGCTGCCCTGTCTGGGTAATTGGAATGTATCTCggcacttttcttttgactactagaaAGCAGTGGATTGTCTGTTCCTGGAGATAGTTGCTATCACTTTTGTTCTTATCAATTTTATGTGATCTTGCTGCCTCATTTATCTCGCGTTTTTTGTAGCTGTGTCAATGTACTGCTCACAAACCCGATTTGGGTTGTTGTTACACGAATGCAAGTGAGCATATGTTTCTTCTCTGCTACCTACTTTTAGTGCAGAACTGGAGATTATCTGGCATAGCAATAGCATTGATACTTCATTCTGTTTGCAGACTCACAGAAAGGCAAACAAACAGCAAAGACCTCAGGGTTTGAATTGTGCTCTTGATAAGCCCCTTGAAGCTGCTACAGCTGAAAACGCTCCATACAAAACGATTGATGTTGTAAGTACAACTCTTGTAGGAAGAGATACTCTATTCATGATTAATGTATTCGAATAGCTACATCAGGACAATATTTATAACTTTGCGTAGTAAAGGTAATGCTCACTCCTGATTTCTAGATGGATTGCAATTCAGTAGTGCTTCTCTTTAATTTCTACCCTGAAGATTTGATTTTAGGTTTTGCTCTTACACTTGGATTAATATCAGTGTATTAATTTGCAACAGGTAATTGATACCTATAACTTGGTTATATGCTTGACATCGTTAGTTGCTCTTTCTATGCTGTCAATTGGTCATGCGGGGTTGGGTAGAAGTTGGCAATGTTGTGAATTCGGTAGGGTATCAGCCTCTTTTTCATAGGGTTTCTCCGCTAATCTGCCATGGTTAGCTAGTTGAACAGGAAGAAGCGCTACACAACTAGATTTTTCTTAAAACCAGTACTGTTTTTATGCTATGCTCACTGCTAGTGCTAGTATTACATGCATCTCGCTTGGCCTGATTGGAGGTAAAGTGAGTTGAATCTGAACTCTAAATAAATTGCAAGTCAGTGCAAATGTGAAACTCAAAACCTCTTTGATTTTGAAAACAGCGGATGTAATACTTGCTAGAACCAGACAATGATCAGTCAAAACACAATGATTTCTTTTTGCATTGAGGATGTATGGACATCTAGAGAACCATGTTGTGGTAAGCGCTGAAGTAACATGAGTAATAACATTAGTTTAGAAGACTAAGTAGTGTGATTCAAAGGAGACCTCAGTGGCACTATTGCATGGCTGAATCCTAAGCTGTGATACTGATGTAAGGAGAGGTAGGGTTGGCTGAATTTGACatgagatgatgagaggaggcagtaAAAAAGAGACTTGAAAGGGTGGAATATACCTAGATAATTGTTCTTGGATAGGAATGTGAAGCTCAGCTATTCAAAGGCCTGAACCATGATCATACTTTAGATCCCTTAATAATGTGACTATAATTGATGacttaataatactttatgccATGTTCGAAGTTAGTGGGCATTTTTGTTTCTTTAGGGCAAGACTTCAACCAAAACTACTCTGTTAATGCCTTGTGTTACAAAATCATAATCAATGAAGGACTTCTCAATACAAATCTAATGACGTCAATTTTGAAAATATGTTTTAATAAAGAAATTATGAGCCAAAGGCTTGTCCTACTGAAACAAAATACACCTACTAGCTTCAAACGGAGATAGTATATTGTTTGCTCTTTCTTTTCGCTTTATGTTGGTGCCATGTTAGGTTTCAAATCTAACCCGCTTCAATTTGCTTGGGCCTACAAGGCTTTGTTGTTGCTGTTGGTTTTCTGACTAGGTTTAACTCCAGTTTCAGGAACTCTACAAAGAATCTGGAGTTCTTGGCTTCTGGAAAGGGGTAATTCCGGCTCTTATCATGGTAAGTCGCTGTTGCTCGCCGTTTCTGTTGCTTCTTAGTCGTATAGTGTTGCTATTTTACAATTTTATCTGCTTCTAGGTTAGCAATCCCGCAATTCAGTTCATGCTATATGAGACTCTTCTGAAGAAATTGAAGAAGAGACGAGCCTCTAATTTTAAGGGAGCTGATGGATTGACTGCTCTTGAAGTAAGCTTTTGTTTTTCCAGTGGTAGGAATTGCCTCAAGTGATTTATCTTGAGTTTTGACAATACCAGTTTGCATAGTGATTACTTGTTTTATTGGGGTCTGAAACCCTGAACCTATTGTAAAAGTGACTTGAATGAACTTTGGTTTGTCTGTGGTGGAAAAAAAGTGACTTGAAAGCCTGTTTGTCTGGGACATGTATTGGTTGCTATATGTTTGACTCTAGATGTTGGAGATAATTTGGCACTTTCATCTGCCCATCTATACTAGTATTCCTATGGTTTATGATAAAACTCTAACCTGACATTGCAAACATTCTTATTCAGATTTTTCTTCTTGGTGCTGTTGCGAAACTTGGTGCAACCGTCGTTACGTATCCCCTTCTAGTTGTTAAGGTGATTAATTATTGGATTGGTGATAACCACAGTTGTTCACTTGCATATTTGAGTGCATACCATAAATCAAGCCTTTTCTTCGTGCAGGCAAGACTTCAGGCAAAGCACATGATTAACGATGACAAGAGGCATCGCTACAAAGGTACGGAAGTTCTCTACCTTTTGTCTTTCTTTAATCAGGTCTCATTTCTTGCTGTTACTGGATTGGTATTGAATAATATTTAACTTGCCACGCCATTTCTTGCTGTTACTGACAAACTATTGAAGATCTTAATGTGCCATTCTTGCGCTCAGGTACACTTGATGCGTTCACAAAGATGGTACGATATGAGGGTCTGTCAGGGATGTACAAAGGAATGGGCACAAAAATTGTGCAAAGTGTTTTTGCTTCTGCTTTGCTTTTTATGATTAAGGAGGAGCTGGTGAAGGGTGCTCGACTATTGGTAACTGGTAACACTAGTCTGGTTAAGAAACTACCATCAAAGTCATCAAGATGAACTACGGGCATCGCAAGCGTTAGTATATCATCCTAAAAAGCCATTTATTATCCGCATAAACCGTAAACAAGGTCGACAAGCTATAGAGCTCGCCTCTGCTTTGGATATGTCAACTGTAGGTTACACAATAGCCAGTATGATTCACGTAGGGACCAAAGACTATGTTGGATAGATATTTGTATCATTCATGTAGAATGTATCGTGGAAGATCGAAACAGAAGAAAATAAATAAGTATGATAATTTGAACTTCGGCCATCTGCTCTAAACTTCTGATTTCCTGACTTGCTTTTACCTTATGGTTTGTGCAAGGGTGGCAGAATATCTGGAAAAAAAAACTATCATGAGAATGCAATCCGCAGTCATCTATTCAGGTTTCTTGACCTGCATGACTTTGCTTGTTACCTTGTCGGTAAGGAGACGCGTGCAAGTTGGTTATC
It contains:
- the LOC100285700 gene encoding peroxisomal nicotinamide adenine dinucleotide carrier isoform X1, yielding MSDALINGLAGAGGGIIAQLLTYPLQTVNARQQTERDPSKPAFKDGAARQLYLVVKNEGWERLYGGLMPSLVGTAASQGVYYYFYQIFRNRAEARALERSRRGLGDGSVGMLQSLTVAALSGCVNVLLTNPIWVVVTRMQTHRKANKQQRPQGLNCALDKPLEAATAENAPYKTIDVFQELYKESGVLGFWKGVIPALIMIFLLGAVAKLGATVVTYPLLVVKARLQAKHMINDDKRHRYKGTLDAFTKMVRYEGLSGMYKGMGTKIVQSVFASALLFMIKEELVKGARLLVTGNTSLVKKLPSKSSR
- the LOC100285700 gene encoding Peroxisomal nicotinamide adenine dinucleotide carrier, producing the protein MSDALINGLAGAGGGIIAQLLTYPLQTVNARQQTERDPSKPAFKDGAARQLYLVVKNEGWERLYGGLMPSLVGTAASQGVYYYFYQIFRNRAEARALERSRRGLGDGSVGMLQSLTVAALSGCVNVLLTNPIWVVVTRMQTHRKANKQQRPQGLNCALDKPLEAATAENAPYKTIDVFQELYKESGVLGFWKGVIPALIMVSNPAIQFMLYETLLKKLKKRRASNFKGADGLTALEIFLLGAVAKLGATVVTYPLLVVKARLQAKHMINDDKRHRYKGTLDAFTKMVRYEGLSGMYKGMGTKIVQSVFASALLFMIKEELVKGARLLVTGNTSLVKKLPSKSSR